Genomic window (Fretibacterium sp. OH1220_COT-178):
CCGCCGGCAAACTGGGCGCCGACGCCGTCCTGGTCGTCACCCCCTACTACAACAAGCCCTCGCAGGAAGGGCTTTTCCAGCACTTCAAAACGGTCGCCGACGCCGTCGATGTCCCGGTCATCCTCTACAACGTCCCGGGGCGCACGGGGGTGAACCTGCTGCCGGAGACGGTCGTCCGCCTGTCTGAGGTCGAGAACGTCGTCGCCCTCAAGGACGCTTCGGGCAGCCAAGCCCAGGTGGACGAGACGCTGCGCAGGCTCAATCCCCTTCGGCCGGACTTTTCCATCCTCTCCGGCAACGACGATCAGGCCTTCCACCTGGTCAATGCGGGAGGCCACGGGGTCATCTCCGTGCTGTCCAACGTCGCTCCTCGCGAGACCTCGGATATGATCCGTGCCGCCCTCGACGGCCGGGTTTCGGAGGCCAGGAAGCTCCATATGCGTCTTTTTCCGTTGATGAAGAACCTCTTTATGGAAACCAGCCCCATGCCCGTCAAATATGCGGTCAGCCGCCTGGGCTTCTGCCGGAACACGCTGCGCCTGCCGCTGGTCGAATGCTCGGAGGCCTGCCGCATGCAGATCGACCGCGACATGCAGGAGTGTGGGCTGCTGGGGTAGATCCCGCTCCCCGGCCACGGAAACGGAAACGGATAAAATCCGCACCCTGAAGTGGCGGTGGCGGAAAAACGCGAAACGACCGAAAGGATGATGGCCATGTCCCAAGCCAGAATAGCGCTGTTCGGAGCCACCGGCGCCGTGGGCGCCGAAATGCTCAAAATCCTGGAGGAGCGGAGTTTTCCCATAGGGGATCTGCGCCTTCTGGCCTCCCATGGAGGCAGAACGGTCTCCTGGCGCGGCCGGGAGCGACCGGTGGAGGCCGTAGGCCCGGACAGCTTTCGTGATATCGACCTCGCCCTCTTTGCCGTGGACGGCGAGGTCAGCCGCACCTGGGCTCCCGAGGCGGTCCGGTCCGGGGCCGTGGTGATCGACAACTCGAGCGCCTTCCGGATGGACGACGACGTCCCGCTCGTGATCCCCGAGGTCAATCCGGAGGACATCGAAGGACACAGGGGGATCATCGCCAACCCCAACTGTTCCACGATCATCGCCCTAGTGGCGCTTCACCCCCTCCATCGGGCGGTCGGGATCAGGCGCCTCGTCGCCTCGACCTACCAGGCCGTGAGCGGCGCGGGAAAGGCCGGGCTGGAGGAGCTCCTGGAACAGACTCGAGCCTGGGCAAGGGGCGAGGAACCGCAGGTCTCCGCTTTTGCGTACCCGATCGCCTTCAACCTGATTCCGCATATCGACGCCTTCACGGAGAACGGCTACACCAAGGAAGAGCTGAAGATGCGGGACGAATCTCGAAAAATCCTTCATGCACCGGATCTGCGCGTCAGCTGCACCTGCGTGCGCGTGCCCGTGCAGCGCAGCCATTCCGAGGCATTGACGATCGAGACGGAACGCCCCCTGACCCCGGATGAGGCTCGCGAACTGTTGCGCAACGCCCCAGGCATACGGGTGGTGGACGATCCCTCCCGGAAGCTCTACCCCATGCCGCTCGACGCCTCGGATCAGGATCTGATCCACGTCGGACGCATCCGCGTCGACGAGAGTGCCGAGAGGAACGGCCTGGCCCTTTGGGTTTGTGGAGACCAGATCCGCAAGGGAGCCGCGACGAACGCCGTCCAGATCGCCGAGGCCCTTTGGCGAAGGAGGGCATGCTGAAAGACCGATCGCTCCACAAAACTTTTGCGGCACGAAAGAAGCCGGCCCGCATGGGACCGGCTTCATCATGTAAAATGAAGAAGCGTCAGAGGAAACTTCTGCGGTCTAGGGAGGCAAGGTATGAATCATCCCCGGGGAAATACGGCAGGTCCAGGCAAGATCCTTTTTCTCTGTTCCGATCTCGAAACCGGAGGCATCCAGCGCGTCGTCGTCAACCTGGCCAACGGGCTGGCAGAAAAAGGGATGGACATCGCCTGCGCCGTACTGCACCGGGGAGGGGCATTCCGCTCCCTGCTCTCGCCAAAGGTCCGACTCGACGAGCTGGGCTGCACCAGCCAGCCCCTCGCCCTGCTCTCCCCCTTTTCCGGCCTGTCCCGATATCTCGGGGGCCAGGGGCCGGGGACCGTCGTTTCCTTCGGGCACACGACAAACAATCTGGCGGCATGGAGCAAGATCCTTCGTCGACTCCAATTCCGGCTCGTAGCCTCGGAGCACAGCACCTTCGGTGCGCGTATGGCGGGCGATGCCTCCTTTCATCGCTGGCGCCGCACCGTGCGCGCCCGATTCCTCTACCGGCAAGCGGAGCTCTGCGTCTGTGTCTCCCAGGGAGTGGCGGACGACCTGCTCCGACTGAGGATCGTCCCCCCCTCAAAGGTCCGGGTCATCTACAATCCCATCGTGGACGCCTCCCTGGCGCATCGGGCAACCGAACCTGTCGAGCATCCTTGGCTGATGCCGGGATCGGTCCCCGTACTGCTGGCCGTTGGGCGCCTGATCCCTCTCAAGGGCTACGACGACCTGCTGCGGGCCTTTCGGCTGCTGACCCGGGAGCTCGGGATGAGCGCCAGGCTCGTCCTGCTGGGGAACGGCCCCGAGATGGGACATCTGCAGACACTGGCTTGCGATCTCGGCGTGTCGGAGGACGTCCATTTTGGCGGCTATGCACCGAACCCCTATTCCTGGATGGCGAAGGCGTCCGCTCTCGTGCTCTCCTCCCGCTGCGAGGGGTTCGCCAACGTCCTGGCGGAGGCCCTGGCCTGCGGAACCAACGTCGTCTCTACGGACTGTCCGAGCGGTCCTCGGGAGATTCTGGAGGACGGAAGATGGGGCCGGCTGGTCCCGGTGGGAGCGGTGGAGGCTCTGGCACACGCCATGCGCGAGACGCTTATCGCCCCTCTTCCCGGGGAAGTCCTTGCCTCCGCAGCGCAGCGTTTCTCCGTGGAGCATTCCGTATCCGCCTGGCACAAGCTGCTGTCGGAACCTCCATGTTCACGATGATAAAAAAGGAGGCCCAAGGCCGATGAGCATCGTTTGGCCCCGGGATGGCGACAGGGTTCTGTGGATTCGCTTCAGCGCCTTCGGCGATACGCTTCAGCTCGCCGCATCCGCGTTTGCCTTTAAAAAACGTTTCCCCAACACGCACCAAACGCTTCTGGTCTCCCCAGAGTTTGCCGAAATACTGAAAAAGCAGCCCTATATCGACGAGGTCCTCGTTTGGGACATCAAAAAGCGCCCATGGGATTTTTTCAAAGTCCTCTTCCGCATACGGAATCGCTTCGAGTGGCTGGTCAGCCGTCACCGCGTGGGAAGCGTGGCTTTACTGGCCCTGTTCAGCGGAATTCCCATGCGTCTGGGGTACAATCCCCTCCTCCAATTCGCCTATACCGCAACGCATTGGAAATATCTCGACATGCTGAAGGTGGATTTTTTCGGCTGTAGCGCCCCGGCAATTTTCGCCACGGAAGAGGATCTGAAGCAAGCCGATTTTCTGATGGGAAACTTGCCCCCGAAACGTCTTTTTGCGATCATAGGAGCCAGTACCCCCCAAAAGATGTGGCCTGTCCCCCATTGGATTTCCTTTCTCGAGCCCCTTATCGAGGAGGGATGGGGCATCGTTCTGATCGGCCATGGAGAAGGAGAGGCGACAATGGCACGGGAGATCTCAGATAAATTGCAAAGTGAGGCCGTCATGAATCTTGTCGGTCAAACCCCCTCCCCTTTGGCGGCTGCCGTGGCAAAAAACTGTACGGCTGCGGTGGGGAACGATACGGGGCCCCTTCATCTGGCGGCTTTGGTCGGCACTCCCACGCTGGGTTTTTTCGGGGTCACCGACCCTTGGGTGGTGCACCTGCGGATGCCCTGGTTCAAAGAACTGAGAGCTGCCTGCCCGGAAGCGGGCTGCTGGGATTACGGCTGTCCGAAGGATTGTCTCGCGGGCATTACCCCGAACAGCGCTCTTGCGGCCTTTCACGAAATGCTGCAAGACAAATTTTTGCCATTCCATCAGGAAGAGAGGCCTTTACAATGAGTATCGTTCGGCCCAAGGATGGGGACAGGGTCCTGTGGATTCGCTTCAGCGCCTTCGGCGATGTGCTTCAGGGCGCGGCCTCGGCCCGCGCCTTCAAGTCCGCCTACCCCGGAGTCGAACTGACCTTTCTCACCCGGGCGGAGTACGGCGACATCCTGAGCAAGCAGCCTTATATCGACAACCTCCTGTTTTGGGACATCAAGAAACACCCCTTGGATTTTTTCCGACTCCTGCGTCGCATACGAGGACACTACCAGTGGCTGGTCAGCATGCACCGCGGCGGAGCGGCCGCCCTGACGGCACTCTTCAGCAAGGCCCCCATCCGCCTGGGATACAACAGCGGCATGCAGTTCGCCTATACCACCACGCACTGGGAGTACCTGGATGCGCTGGGGGTGGACTTCACAAGCCGTCCCGAGCCCGCGATCTTCGCGACGGAGGAGGATCTGGAACAGGCGCGCTCCCTGCTGGCCCCCCTCCCTCCAAGGCGCCTGCTTGCGATCATCGGGGCCAGCAAGCCTCAGAAGTTCTGGCCCATCGCCCATTGGATCGAATTTTTGCGTCCTCTGATCGCGGAGGGGTGGGGCGTTGTGCTCAACGGGCACGGCCCCAAGGAGGCGGAGACGGCAAACGCGATCGCGGAAGCACTGCAGAGCCCGAGCGTCCTCGATCTGGTCGGACGCACGCCGTTTTCCCTCATGGCGGCGGTCGCGCGAATCTGTACGGCGGCGGTCGGGAACGACACCGGTCCGCTGCACCTCGCGGCTCTCGGCGGTACCCCGACCCTGGGTTTTTTCGGCGTCACGGACGCCTGGGAGATGAACTTTCGGATGCCATGGTTCCGGGAGGTGCGCGTACACTGTCCTCTGGCGGGTTGCCGCAACTATGATTGTCCTCTGGACTGCCTGGCGGACATCGAGCCTCGTCGGGCGCTGGCCGCCTTCAGGAAGATGGCCGACGGGGAATCCGGAACATGAGGGCGATCGCGGCCCTCATGGCACTGATACTGGCCGTTCTGACCCTAAAGAGAAAGACGCCTCAGCAGCTTCTCTACTCCCTGCTGCGCGAAACGGAGAAGGGGTTTCGGCGGATAAACATCCGTATCCCGGAGCTGGAGCGCCGCCTGGAGGAGAACAATCCCAAGCGCGCGCACCGATCTCCTTTCTGCAGGATGCGGGCGGGCGTGGAGCACCTTCCGGTTCTGCTGAACCTGCCGACCTCCGAGGGGTCCGGGGAAGCCACTCATCCCGACGTGCTGTACGAACCCCAGGGCTGGGGAAAGGGCAATTGGACCTGGCTGATGACGGCAAGCCCCTATCCCCTCGGGACCGATTACTTCGAAAACCCCGAGTTCTACGTCTCCCAAGACGGTCTGCTCTGGGAAGTGCCCGAGGGGCTTCAAAATCCCCTAGCCCGCGTTCCCGTCTATCCCAACCGCAAGGAGATCCGCAAAGAATTTCACTCCGATCCCTCGCTGTTGCTTCATGAGGGTATGCTCTTTCTTTACTATCGCTGGACTGCACTCCTCAACACCGGCGAGACGGAGAACCGCATTCTGCTGACGACATCCATGGATGGGGTACAATGGACCTCATCCGAGACGGTGTTGAGCGAACGACTCCCGACCGGGACGGACAGAAAATTTCTCTCCCCGAGCACCCTGGTGCTGAACGGTGTTCATGTGCTCTGGACCGTGGAGTGCGACGCGGGCGGGCGGGCGATCTTCCGGCGGGAAAGCGCGGACGGTTATCGCTGGAGCGCTCCGGAACGGACCGGGCTCGACGCAGCGTTACCCGGGGAGGCGCCTTGGCATCTGGACGTAGCCGCGGAGGAATCCGGCCGTCTGCTCCTGCTCCTGACCACGGCCAGGGAACGCGGACTCGACGCCGAGCTCCTCTGCGGATGGAGCGACGACGGCGGCCGTTCCTGGAGGGTTGTGGGAAAGCCTTTCGAACCCGGATATTTTTTCGAGAAAAAGAGGGTCTATCGCTCCTCCATCGTACCCATAAAGGGCGGGCCCCACAGATTATACTACTCGGCGATGGCCGGCGACGGAACCTGGCACATTGCGTCGCTCGACCTGAAAAAGGAGTTTTTCGGCAAGCCACGACACCACAAGGAGGCCTCATGAAAGAGAAAGAATTCCCGTCGCGTTATTCCGCTCTGCTCGAGACGTTCGGACCGGAAATGATCAGGAAGGAAACCCGTCACTGGCTCGTAACGGGCGCGGCCGGCTTCATCGGCTCGCATCTTCTGGAGGCCCTGCTCGCGTCAGGGCAAAGGGTCACGGGCCTGGACAACTTCAGCACCGGATATCGACACAACATCGAACAGGCGCTCGACGCCGCGGGAGGAGATGCCCGATCCCGCTTCCGATTTTTCGAGGGCTCCATAACCGATCCCGCCCTGTGCCGCTCGGCCTGCAAAGGGGTCGACTTCGTCCTGCACCAAGCCGCTTTGGCCTCCGTTCCCCTCTCCATGGAGCGCCCGCTGGAATTCAGCGCCGTCAACACGGAAGGGTTCGTCAACATTCTGGAGGCCGCCCGGGCAGAGGGCGTCCGTCGTGTAGTTTATGCTTCGTCCAGCGCCGTTTACGGAGACGATCCCCGACTTCCTAAGGAGGAGGATCAGCCGGGGCTCTGTCTCTCGCCCTACGCTTTGACCAAGGCGGTCAACGAGCTTTATGCGGAACTCTGGACGCGCACCTATGGGTTGGAGACCGTGGGGCTCCGTTATTTCAACGTATTTGGTCCCCGACAGGACCCCAACGGCGCTTACGCCGCCGTGATTCCCCGCTGGATCGACGCGGTTGGAAACGGCCGCTCGGTGGAGATCTACGGCGACGGGGGGGCCAGCCGCGATTTCTGCTCCATCCGGAACGTCGTCCTGGCCAATCTCCTTGCCGCAACCGCGGCGGAGGCGCCTGGGCACGTCTTCAACATCGCTTGCGGGGTACGGACAACGCTCGGAGAACTCTTGGAAAAGATCTGCGCCGTATTCGCGGCGGGTCGCAGCGTTTCCGTTCTTCACAGGCCGCCCCGACCGGGAGATGTCCTGCACTCCCTGGCCTCCATCGAACGGGCCGAAAAAATTCTGGGCTACGTGCCCCGCCTGACGTTGGAGGAAGGGCTCAGGGAGATGTCACGGCTGGCCTAGCTTTTCGTTCAGAGGATAGAGGATGAACGAACACAGCCCCTTCGTGCGAGGACGCGAAGGGGCTGTGTCTCATGTAAGGAAACGATTTGAGGATCTTCGGCCTAGGCCTGCTGCATTTCGACCTCGCCCTCCGCGACGGCCACGGAGACGGACACCTCTTCCGTTCCCTCAAGCACCTCGGTATCGGACGAGCACTCGGCAACCGACGGGGAAACGATGCTCCGAAAAGCGCTGGCTCCCGTCCCCGCGGGCACGAGGTGCCCGATGATGACGTTTTCCTTCAGACCGTGCAGAGGATCGAGCTGCCCCTTAACGGCTGCGCCCGCAAGAATCTGAGCCGTCTGCTGGAATGAGGCCGCACTCAGGAAGCTGTCCGTCGCCAGCGCCGCCTTGGTGATGCCATGGATGAAGGGCTTGCACTCGGGGCTCTCCCTGAGCTTGCGGACAAAGGTGACATCCCGGATCAGCAAGTGCGCATCGATCTTGGCGGAGAGCGGCCTCACGAAAATTTCTGCCGGATCGCGCTCGACGATGGCCTCCAGGACGTTTTTGTTGATCTCCTGTCCCGAGGCGAGGGCATCGACGCCCTCGGGAAGGACCATGTCCAAAAGGACCTTGCCGTACAACTTTGTGGAGAGGAAACGCGCAAAAAGATTCGATCTCACGCGAATGCCCTCTTTTGTCTCGATCGCCGCGATCTCGCCAAGCGCCAGCCCCTGGACGACGCGGGCATCGACGAACTGAGGGATCTCCGGAAGGGGATTTCCCTCCCGGTCGACGGCCTTCAGAAGCGACTTTCCCCAGATCTCGTCGTCATTCATCAGAGCGTTCCGGAACATGTCGACGACGCTGATGTGCTCGATATTGTGCCAGACCTTGATCTCTCTGACATCCCGGGAAGCGATAAGGTCGGCGGCTTCGCGAGTCAGCTGGGTATCCATGGAGAGCAGCGTCTCCCCATCGAACACGACATCCTCCGCCAGCCAGGCGGATCCCACCATTTTGTCCAGGATGTCCCTGTTTCGGACAAGTAAGGGGCGAGGGTCCCCGGACGTGATCAGGCGCAGGTGCCCCGCACTCAGCCGCTCGCCCTTGAGCACGCGCTTCTCCCCGTCCTCGAAGTCCTCGACCAGCTCCAGCCCCTCCATTTGTTTGCGGAAGGCCGCCTCGCCGATCACAACCTCGACATCGCGCCCCCGATGTTCGAGGGTGAGCACGGACAGCATCATCCCCGGCTTGAGCAGCATGCGTACCGCCATCTCATCCAGCGGCTTACCCAGCAAAGGCTGAATCTCCTCATGCATTTTTTCGGCCGACTTCAGCCGGTCCCCCATAAAAATACGCACGGCCTCCGCCACATAACGCTCGTTGTCCTCCCGGATGCCCCGCTCCGCCTCCTCGATGTCCCCGATCCAGACCAGGTCTCCCGCCACAAAGGAGGTGTCGCCCTCCTCGACGACACGCACCCGATTGAGAGGCGCGACCTTGCGCAGGATGACCTCGATGTGCTTGTTGTTGATCGAGACGCCCTGAGAGTGGTAGACGTACTGAATCTCGTCCACCAACATACGCTGAACGGCATCGATTCCGCTGACCTCGAGCAGCTGCTGAGGATCGATGCTTCCCTCGGTCAGGCGTGTCGTCGTCTCCACCTGCACCCCCTCCTCGATCCCCTCCCGAAGATCCTGAGAGGCGGGAATGGCGTGGACGATTCGCTCCGTACCATCGGCCGAGGCTACGATGACCTTGCGCTTGCCGTCCGAACTGCGGATCTCCTCCACAATCCCCTCCATGCCCGCGAGGAAGGCCACCTTACGAGGACGGCGCACCTCGAACAGCTGTTCGATGCGCGGCAAACCCTGGGTGATGTCCTCGGCCTGATGCACGCCGCCGGTGTGGAAGGTACGCATCGTCAGCTGCGTACCCGGCTCGCCGATCGACTGAGCCGCCACAACCCCCACGGCCTCCCCTATCGGGATCAGATGACGGGAGGAGAGGTCCATGCCGTAGCACTTCTGGCAGAGTCCGCGCTTCAGGGAACAGGAGAGCGGGCTGCGCACCCAGACCTCCTCGATGCCGCTTCGGTCGATGGCCACGGCCTTCTCGTAGGTGATGAGCTCCCCTGCACGGACAAGGACCTCCCCC
Coding sequences:
- the dapA gene encoding 4-hydroxy-tetrahydrodipicolinate synthase encodes the protein MTFKGTGTALVTPFTDTGIDYEGFGRLIDWQIENGVEFLVVLGTTGESPVVTETEREEIVKFAVKRTAGRVPVVIGTGGNDTGHAVHNSRAAGKLGADAVLVVTPYYNKPSQEGLFQHFKTVADAVDVPVILYNVPGRTGVNLLPETVVRLSEVENVVALKDASGSQAQVDETLRRLNPLRPDFSILSGNDDQAFHLVNAGGHGVISVLSNVAPRETSDMIRAALDGRVSEARKLHMRLFPLMKNLFMETSPMPVKYAVSRLGFCRNTLRLPLVECSEACRMQIDRDMQECGLLG
- a CDS encoding aspartate-semialdehyde dehydrogenase; amino-acid sequence: MAEKRETTERMMAMSQARIALFGATGAVGAEMLKILEERSFPIGDLRLLASHGGRTVSWRGRERPVEAVGPDSFRDIDLALFAVDGEVSRTWAPEAVRSGAVVIDNSSAFRMDDDVPLVIPEVNPEDIEGHRGIIANPNCSTIIALVALHPLHRAVGIRRLVASTYQAVSGAGKAGLEELLEQTRAWARGEEPQVSAFAYPIAFNLIPHIDAFTENGYTKEELKMRDESRKILHAPDLRVSCTCVRVPVQRSHSEALTIETERPLTPDEARELLRNAPGIRVVDDPSRKLYPMPLDASDQDLIHVGRIRVDESAERNGLALWVCGDQIRKGAATNAVQIAEALWRRRAC
- a CDS encoding glycosyltransferase, with protein sequence MNHPRGNTAGPGKILFLCSDLETGGIQRVVVNLANGLAEKGMDIACAVLHRGGAFRSLLSPKVRLDELGCTSQPLALLSPFSGLSRYLGGQGPGTVVSFGHTTNNLAAWSKILRRLQFRLVASEHSTFGARMAGDASFHRWRRTVRARFLYRQAELCVCVSQGVADDLLRLRIVPPSKVRVIYNPIVDASLAHRATEPVEHPWLMPGSVPVLLAVGRLIPLKGYDDLLRAFRLLTRELGMSARLVLLGNGPEMGHLQTLACDLGVSEDVHFGGYAPNPYSWMAKASALVLSSRCEGFANVLAEALACGTNVVSTDCPSGPREILEDGRWGRLVPVGAVEALAHAMRETLIAPLPGEVLASAAQRFSVEHSVSAWHKLLSEPPCSR
- a CDS encoding glycosyltransferase family 9 protein yields the protein MSIVWPRDGDRVLWIRFSAFGDTLQLAASAFAFKKRFPNTHQTLLVSPEFAEILKKQPYIDEVLVWDIKKRPWDFFKVLFRIRNRFEWLVSRHRVGSVALLALFSGIPMRLGYNPLLQFAYTATHWKYLDMLKVDFFGCSAPAIFATEEDLKQADFLMGNLPPKRLFAIIGASTPQKMWPVPHWISFLEPLIEEGWGIVLIGHGEGEATMAREISDKLQSEAVMNLVGQTPSPLAAAVAKNCTAAVGNDTGPLHLAALVGTPTLGFFGVTDPWVVHLRMPWFKELRAACPEAGCWDYGCPKDCLAGITPNSALAAFHEMLQDKFLPFHQEERPLQ
- a CDS encoding glycosyltransferase family 9 protein; this translates as MSIVRPKDGDRVLWIRFSAFGDVLQGAASARAFKSAYPGVELTFLTRAEYGDILSKQPYIDNLLFWDIKKHPLDFFRLLRRIRGHYQWLVSMHRGGAAALTALFSKAPIRLGYNSGMQFAYTTTHWEYLDALGVDFTSRPEPAIFATEEDLEQARSLLAPLPPRRLLAIIGASKPQKFWPIAHWIEFLRPLIAEGWGVVLNGHGPKEAETANAIAEALQSPSVLDLVGRTPFSLMAAVARICTAAVGNDTGPLHLAALGGTPTLGFFGVTDAWEMNFRMPWFREVRVHCPLAGCRNYDCPLDCLADIEPRRALAAFRKMADGESGT
- a CDS encoding SDR family oxidoreductase — its product is MKEKEFPSRYSALLETFGPEMIRKETRHWLVTGAAGFIGSHLLEALLASGQRVTGLDNFSTGYRHNIEQALDAAGGDARSRFRFFEGSITDPALCRSACKGVDFVLHQAALASVPLSMERPLEFSAVNTEGFVNILEAARAEGVRRVVYASSSAVYGDDPRLPKEEDQPGLCLSPYALTKAVNELYAELWTRTYGLETVGLRYFNVFGPRQDPNGAYAAVIPRWIDAVGNGRSVEIYGDGGASRDFCSIRNVVLANLLAATAAEAPGHVFNIACGVRTTLGELLEKICAVFAAGRSVSVLHRPPRPGDVLHSLASIERAEKILGYVPRLTLEEGLREMSRLA